Below is a genomic region from Pseudomonas svalbardensis.
CGCGAAAGGGCAGGTTTGTTTCGCAAAAATAGGCGCTACGAAAGCAGCGATTTTTTGATGTTTTGCATGTCCGTAATACGTGTAGGACGGCTCCCATAGTGGCGAGGGAGCTTGCTCCCGCCGGGTGGCGACGCAGCCCCAAACCCTGCCACGCTTTCCTACTCCCTGTAGCCGCTGGCGAAGCCTGCGTTCGGCTGCACAGCAGCCGTAAATCCAGTGTGCAGGGTTCATCTGACACACCGCGACTTCTGATTTTGCGACTGCTACGCAGCCGAACGCAGGCTTCGCCAGCTGCTACAAAAAACGAGCAACCGTCCTACATCCCCGGTTGCAGCCGCCAAAGTCGACGCTTATAGTTCGCCCCGTTGCCGGCAACAGTCGGCGATAGGGTTTCGCAGCCCTACAACACAGGCAGCAACCAGCACCATAATAAGCAACGACGGTCGCATCAGCGCCCGGAATCCGTTCTTTCTATGGTGGCTGTGTGTGGGAGACCTCCGGGTCTGCCGGGCTCCTGTGCCTCGGTCTGCGAACCCGCACACAGCTACCACCCATTCGTTTCGCAGCGAACGGTAGTAGCTCTTCTTTTATGTACAGGAAGATTTACTTATGCCAATGAATAACCCGCCACGCCGCTTCACCCCCATGTCCCAATTCGCAACCGACTACCCCGTCCTGCTCATCGACAGCGACGCCCCGCTACGCGAACTCCACAATTGCGTCAGCGAACGCCTCAACGCCGTCCTCAAATATCTGAATCTCATGGCCTGCACCAGCCTGCCGGACTACGCCGAGAACGACATCAACACCGTCACCAACATCGCCCGGATCATGATCCAGGATGTGAACGATGTGTTTCGGGTGATTGAGCAGCGCGGGTTTGATACGCCCAAGTAACAGTGATTGATTTTTAGGCAATAAAAACCCGCATTTCTGCGGGTTTTCTATTTGGCCAGCACATGCTCGCGATGACATTATCCGCAGCACTGCACCACTACCGGGCAGCTACTTCTAATGGCTTCACCACCGCCGTCTTCAACACCAACCACAACGCCGCCGCAATCAACACCCCGCCATAGATGTGCGCCATCGACAACGGCTCATCCAGCAACAACGCCCCCCACAACACCCCGAACGGCGGAATCAGAAAGGTCGTGGTCATCGACTTCACCGGCCCGACCGAACTGAGCAACCGGAAGTAAATAATGTACGCAAGCGCCGTACACACCAGTCCCAAACCCAGCAGCGACAACCAGACACTCCAGCCGCCCCAGCTCTCCGGTGGCTGGCTGATCACGCTGTAACCGAACAGCGGCAGCAAAAACAACGTCGCGCCGAGCATGCTGCCCACCGCCGATAGACGACTGTCGAGACCACCGGCCTGATCAAGCCAGCGGCGCGCGAGGAACCCGGCGAAACCGTAGCAGGTCGTGGCGAGCAGGCAGGCGAGGGCGCCCATCAGCAGTTCCATGTCGAACGCCACCGGACCGGCTCGGGTCAGGATGCCCACGCCCAACAGCCCGAGGAACACACCGCCAAGTTTGGCGGCGGTAAGCCTTTCATGGAAGAACAGACCGCCGATCAGCACGCCCATCAATGGCGTGGTGGCGTTGAAAATCGCCGAATAGCCGGCCGGCAGCACTTGCGCGGCCACCGAATAGAGGGTCGCCGGAATCCCGGAGTTGATCACCCCTAGCAGCATCACGGTTTTGAGTTTGCCTTTGAAATCCCAACTGATGCGCATCAGCCCGAGAATCACCAACAGACCGACCGCGGCAATCGACACGCGGAAAAAAGCAGTGGGGATTGTGCCAATCACCGGGGCGATGATGCGCATGAACAGAAAGCTCGCGCCCCAAATGGCGGCAAGCGACAACAAACGCAGAGTATCGACGGGGTTCACAGCGCTTTCCTTCCTTGATTGGCGCGCAAGTGTCGCGCCAGTCAGGACGCAAGGCAATGGTTGCGTTGCGTAACAAAGGGCCACTAAGCTCAGGCCCCAACGATAAGAATCAGCCGCCGAGGTTTTACCTATGCCGCAGCAATGGCCAGCCGCCGACATCGCCCGAATGATCCTCGATGGCTTTGACGATTATCGCGAGCATTTCCGCCAGATCACCGACGGCGCCCGGGCCCGCTTCGAGCAGGCCAAGTGGCAGGAGACGCAATCGGCGTCGGCCGCGCGGATCAATCTCTACGAAGAAAAAGTCAGCGAAACGGTGGGGCGGCTACACATCGCTTTCGACGACGACACGCTGGATGTCAGCTGCTGGCCGCTGGTCAAAAGCGCTTACATCACGCTCATCGACCTGCGCTTCGACGATGAACTGTCCGAAACCTGGTACAACTCGATCTTCTGCGGGCTGTTCAGCCACGACCTGATCAGCGACGGCTGCATGTTCATCCACACCACCCGGCCGAGCCTGCGCCGGGCCCGCGCCGCACAAACCCGCACGTACAAGCCCCAGGGCCAGTTGTCCGGGATGCTGGCGAGCATTTTTGCCGACTACCGCTTCAGCGAGGATTACGCCAACCTGGCGGGCGACCTGTCTCGACTCGAAGGGCAATTGCGCGAGAACCTGCCGGACTGGGTCTGCAAGGATCCGGAGTTGAGCGTCGAACTGTTTTCCTCGGTGCTTTACCGCAACAAAGGCGCGTACCTGGTCGGGCGCATCTACACCCAGGACGAACAATGGCCGCTGGTGATTCCGCTGCTGCACCGCGAAGGTCGCGGGATTCAGATCGATGCGCTGATCACCGATGAAGCGGACGTGTCGATCATCTTCTCGTTCACCCGTTCGTATTTCATGGTCGACGTGCCGGTGCCGGCGGAGTTCATCGGTTTCCTCAAGCGCATTCTGCCGGGCAAGCACATCGCCGAGCTGTATACCTCGATCGGTTTCTACAAACACGGAAAATCCGAGTTCTACCGGGCGCTGATCAATCACCTGGCCAACACCGACGACCAGTTCATCATGGCCCCGGGCGTGCGTGGCATGGTGATGAGCGTGTTTACCCTGCCGGGCTTCAACACCGTATTCAAAATCATCAAGGATCGCTTCTCGCCGTCAAAGAACGTCGACCGCGCCACGGTGATCGAGAAGTACCGTTTGGTGAAAAGTGTCGACCGGGTGGGGCGTCTGGCCGACACCCAGGAATTCGCCGACTTCCGTTTCCCGTTGAGCAAGTTCGACCCGGCCTGTCTGGAAGAATTGCTCGAAGTGGCAGCATCCACCGTGTCGGTAGAGGGCGACACCGTGCTGATCCGCCACTGCTGGACCGAACGGCGGATGACGCCGTTGAACCTGTATCTGGAGAACGCCAACGACGCTCAGGTCCGCGAGGCACTGGAGGATTACGGCCTGGCGATCAAGCAACTGGCGGCGGCGAACATCTTCCCCGGCGACATGCTGCTGAAGAACTTCGGCGTTACCCGTCACGGGCGGGTGGTGTTTTATGACTATGACGAGATCTGCTTCTTGACCGAGGCCAACTTCCGGCACATCCCGCTACCGCGCACGCCGGAAGACGAGATGGCGTCGGAGCCTTGGTATTCGATCGGGCCGCTGGATGTGTTTCCTGAAGAGTTTCCGCCGTTTTTGTTTGCTGATTCGGGGCAAAGGAAGTTGTTTGATCAGTTGCATGGTGAGTTGTACAACGCCGATTACTGGAAAAGCCTTCAGGAAGCCATTCGCGCCGGGAAGGTGATTGATGTGTTCCCGTATCGGCGCAAGGGGTTGGATAACGAGTAGTTCTCTGCGATTGCTGCGCAATCGATCGCGAGCAGGCTCGCTCCCACCTTTGACCGTGGTGCCCCCGATTTTGTGGTCGCTATAGATCCAATGTGGGAGCGAGCCTGCTCGCGATCGGCCGCGCAGCGGTCGTAAAATCTGCGACAATCCGCCCCCTGCGCCACTAGACGACTTATTGCGTACCTGATGACTGACGAATCGCCTTCCATCGACAAACTGCTGAAAAACCTCGATCACGCCATGCTCGCCGACCGCCACCGGCTGCGGCGGCAGTTGCTTGAGCTGCGTAAAAAACCTGACGAGGCCAAGCTGGCCCAATGGGTAACGCGCATGCAGGCGTCCTGTGATCAGGTGCTGGCGCGGCGGGCCAGCCTGCCGGTTATTCGCTACGACGACAGCCTGCCGATCGCCGCCAAGCGCGACGAAATCAAAGCAGCGCTGCTCAAGCATCAGGTGCTGATCATTGCCGGTGAAACCGGTTCGGGTAAAACCACCCAGTTGCCGAAGATCTGCCTGGAAATCGGTCGCGGTCAGCATGGCCTGATCGGCCACACCCAGCCCCGTCGAATCGCCGCCCGCAGCGTGGCGAGCCGGGTCGCCGAAGAACTGGCGACGCCGTTGGGCGCGTTGGTCGGCTATCAGGTGCGGTTCGAAGATCAGAGCGATTCCAACACCCTGATCAAGCTGATGACCGACGGCATCCTGCTGGCGGAAACCCAGAACGACCGTTACCTCGAACGCTACGACACGATCATCGTCGACGAAGCCCACGAACGCAGCCTGAACATCGACTTCCTGCTCGGTTACCTGAAAACCCTGCTGCCGCGTCGTCCGGACCTGAAAGTCATCATCACCTCGGCGACCATCGACCTGGAGCGTTTCTCCAAGCATTTCGATGATGCGCCAATTGTCGAAGTCTCCGGCCGCACCTTCCCCGTGGAAACCTGGTATCGCCCGCTGACCCTGGAGCAGGACGAAGAGGGCAACCGCGTCGAGGATGACTTGACGGTGGATCAGGCGATTCTTGCCACCCTCGACGAAATCGCCGCGTTCGAACGCAGCGAGCGCAAGAGCCCCGGCGATGTGTTGGTGTTCCTGCCCGGCGAGCGTGAGATTCGCGACGCGGCGGACATGCTGCGCAAGGCCCAGCTCAAGCACACCGAGATTCTGCCGCTCTACGCGCGGCTGTCGCCGGCCGAACAGCAGCGGATTTTCCAGTCGCACCCAGGCCGTCGCGTGGTCCTGGCGACCAACGTCGCGGAAACCTCGCTGACCGTGCCGGGCATTCGTTACGTGATCGATAGCGGCACCGCGCGCATCAGCCGTTACAGCTACCGCGCCAAGGTCCAGCGCCTGCCCATCGAAGCCATTTCCCAGGCCAGCGCCAACCAACGTAAAGGTCGATGCGGACGGGTCGAACCGGGCATTTGCATCCGCCTCTACGGCGAAGAAGATTTCATCGGTCGCCCGGAATTTACCGACCCGGAAATCCTGCGCACGAACCTCGCCGCCGTAATCCTGCAGATGCTGCACCTGCGTCTCGGCGAGATCACCGATTTCCCGTTTATCGAGCCGCCGGATGGCAAAGCCATCAGCGACGGTTTCAACCTGCTGCAAGAACTCTCGGCGGTCGACCGCAACAGCCAGCTGACCCCGCTTGGCCGCCAATTGGCGCGGTTGCCGGTGGACCCGCGCATGGGCCGCATGTTGCTGGAAGCGGCGAAACTCGGCAGCTTGCAGGAAGTGCTGATTGTCGCCAGCGCCATGTCGATTCAGGACCCGCGCGAGCGTCCGCCAGAACGTCAGCAAGCGGCGGATCAGGCGCATGCTCAGTGGAAGGATGTGGACTCGGACTTCGCCGGGCTGGTCAATCTGTGGCGTGGTTTCGAAGAACAGCGCCAGGCGTTGACCGCCAGCCCGCTGCGTAATTGGTGCCGCAAGAACTTCCTGAATTACCTGCGTCTGCGCGAATGGCGCGACTCCCATCGGCAGTTGAGCCTGATCTGCCGCGACATGCAGTTGAGCCTCAATAAAGAGCCGGCGGATTACCCGAAACTGCACAAAGCCGTGCTCTCGGGGCTGCTCAGCCAGATCGGTCAGAAAACCGAAGACGGTGACTACCTCGGCGCCCGTCAGCGGCGTTTCTGGATTCACCCGTCATCGGGCCTCGGCAAGAAGCGTCCGCAATGGCTGATGGCCGCCGAACTGGTGGAAACCACCAAGCTCTACGCGCGCATGGTCGCCAAGATCGACGCCGACTGGATCGAACCCTTGGCCGGGCACCTGATCAAGAAAAACCACTTCGAACCCCATTGGGAGAAGAAGCGCGGTCAAGTCGTGGCGTTCGAGCAAATCACCTTGTTCGGGCTGATCGTGGTCGGTCGCCGGCCGGTGCATTACGGGCCGATCGACCCGGTGGTGTCTCGTGAATTGTTCATTCGTGAAGGCCTGGTACGCGGCGAGATTCAGTCCAAGGCCAAGTGCCTGACGGCCAATGCGCAACTGCTGGAACAGCTCGACGAACTGGAAGCCAAGGCTCGCCGTCGCGACATTCTGGCGGACGAAGAAACCCTGTTCGCCTTCTACGATGCGCGACTGCCGGCGGAGATCCACCAGACCGCGACCTTCGACAGCTGGTATCGGGTCAACAGCCAGAAAGACCCGCAGCTGCTGATCATGCGCGAAGAAGACGTGCTGGCCCGGGAGGCGAGTGAAGTCACCGCGCTGCATTACCCGGACACCTTGCACATCGGTGATCTGGAGTTGGCGCTGAGCTACCACTTCGAACCTAACCACCCGCGTGACGGCGTGACCCTGCGTGTGCCGGCGCCGTTGTTGCCGATGCTGCCGCCGGAACGTCTGGAGTGGCTGGTTCCCGGCGTGATCGAGGCCAAGTGCATCGCGCTGGTACGCAACCTGCCCAAAGCCCTGCGCAAGAATTTCGTACCGGTGCCGGACTTCGTCAAAGCCGCATTGCAACGCATGACCTTCGCCGAGGGCTCGTTGCCTCAAGCGTTGGGCCGTGAACTGTTGCGCATGACCGGTGCGCGGGTCAGCGATGAAGCCTGGGCGGAAGCGTCGCAGCAGGTCGACAGTCATTTGCGGATGAACCTGGAAATCGTCGACGGCCAGGGCAAGTTCCTTGGCGAAGGGCGTGATCTGGCGGAACTGACCGCACGCTTTACCGAAGCCAGTCAGGCCGCGTTGGCTGTGCCGCAAACAGCGAAAAACCAGCAACCTGTGGAGCCGAAAGTGTTTGCCGCCGTCGCCGAGAAAACCCAGCAGAAGATCGCCGGGCTGTCGATGACGGTGTATCCGGCGCTGGTGGAAGAGGGCGGCACGGTCAAGGAAGGACGTTTCTCGACGCCGGCCGAAGCCGAGTTTCAACATCGTCGGGCCTTGCAGCGTTTGCTGATGCAGCAACTGGCCGAACCTGCGAAGTTCCTGCGCAGCAAGTTGCCGGGGCTGACCGAATTGGGCCTGATGTACCGCGACATGGGGCGCATCGACAGTCTGGTCGAAGACATCCTGCTGGCCAGCCTCGACAGCTGCATTCTCGATGGCGAAGATCCGTTGCCTCGTGATGGCGCCGGGTTGGCCTCACTGGCCGAACGCAAGCGCGGCGGCTGGACCGAGCACGCCGAGCGCCTGGCCAAGCTGACGCTGGAAATCCTCAAGCTCTGGCACGGCCTGCAAAAACGCTTCAAGGGCAAGATCGACCTGGCGCAAGCCGTGGCCCTGAACGACATCAAGCAGCAGCTCAGTGATCTGGTGTATCCGGGCTTCGTCCGTGAAACCCCGATGCAGTGGCTCAAGGAGCTGCCGCGTTATCTGAAAGCGGTCGAGCAGCGCTTCGAGAAAATCGGCGCTCAGGTGCAGAGGGACCGGGTCTGGAGTGGCGAGTTATCTGGCCTGTGGACGCAATATCAAACGCGCGCCAACAAACATGCCCAAGAAGGCAAACGCGATCCGCAACTGGAGCTCTATCGCTGGTGGCTGGAGGAATACCGGGTTTCCCTGTTCGCCCAACAATTGGGGACCAAGGTGCCGATCTCCGACAAGCGCCTGAACAAGCAATGGACCCAAGTCGAACCGTAACCCCCTGTGGGAGCGGGCTTGCTCGCGAAGGGGCCGTCAGCTTCAACATCAATGTTGACTGATACACCGCTTTCGCGAGCAAGCCCGCTCCTACATTAGGTACGCGTTGCTCTCGCAAAAGGCGCCAAACCCCAATGTTTATGGCAAACTTCGCGCCTATAAACGCCGGCCCCGCGGTTTTGAGCTTTCACAGGTCTGGGCGGATCGGAATAAAGCGATGCCAGGTTTGCTCCCCCTGACGGGAGCAGATCCTTTGTGTGTTGGTACGTCGGTGCCAACACTTTCTGCCTGAACAGATTAGAGAAACGACCATGCATAACGTCGTCATCAGCGGCACCGGCCTGTACACCCCGGCCAACAGCATCTCCAACGAAGAGCTGGTGCAGTCTTTCAACGCTTACGTCGCGCAATTCAACGCCGACAATGCCGACGCCATCGCGCGCGGCGAAATCGAAGCGTTGACCGAGTCCAGCGCGGCGTTTATTGAAAAAGCCTCTGGCATCAAAAGCCGCTTTGTCATGGACAAGGAAGGCATTCTCGACCCGCAACGCATGGCGCCACGCCTGCCGGAACGCTCGAATGACGAGTGGTCGGTGCTTTGCCAAATGGCCATCGGTGCCGCCGAGCAAGCCTTGCAGCGCGCCGGCAAGACCGCCGCGGACATCGACGGCGTGATCGTCGCCTGCTCCAACCTGCAACGGGCCTATCCGGCCATCGCCATCGAAGTCCAGGAAGCCTTGGGTATCCAGGGTTTCGGTTACGACATGAACGTCGCCTGCTCTTCGGCGACCTTCGGCATTCAGGCGGCGGCCAACAGCGTGCAACTGGGCCAGGCCCGGGCGATCCTGATGGTCAACCCGGAAGTCTGCACTGGGCACCTGAACTTCCGCGACCGTGACAGCCACTTCATCTTCGGCGACGCCGCGACTGCGGTGATCATCGAACGTGCTGACCTGGCGACGTCCAAGTACCAGTTCGATATCGTCAGTACCAAGCTGCTGACCAAGTTCTCCAACAACATCCGCAACAACTTCGGCTTCCTCAATCGCGCGGCGGAAGAGGGCATCGGTGCCAAGGACAAACTGTTCGTGCAGGAAGGCCGCAAGGTGTTCCGCGATGTCTGCCCGATGGTCGCCGAGCTGATCGCTACGCACCTGGAAGAGAACACGCTCAACATCAGCGACGTGAAACGCTTCTGGCTGCATCAGGCCAACCTCAGCATGAACCACCTGATCGTCAAGAAGCTGCTGGGCCGCGAAGCCACCGAAGAAGAAGCCCCGGTGATTCTCGACACCTACGCCAACACCAGCTCCGCCGGTTCCGTGATCGCGTTTCACAAGAACCAGGACGGTCTGGCCGCCGGTTCGCTGGCTGTGCTCAGCTCGTTCGGCGCCGGTTACTCGATTGGTAGCGTGATTCTGCGCAAGCGCTGAGTTCGTCAAAAAAAGATCGTCCGAGTTCGGACGATTTTTTTTGCGCAGACAAAAAAACTCGCGTTGCTGTATCGGACGGATGATGGGGACCGATACAGCAACGCGAGTTTGGTAAAGCAGCTCTGGCTTCCTTGCCCGAGCCGTGTAGCGTGGATCAGAACTTGGCTTCTGCGTCCAGTTGCAGGGTGTTGATTTTCGAATCCCGCAGGGTGGCGTTGGTGTAGTCGGAGTCAGCCATTAAGTACGTCGCGCCGAGGGAGAAGTTCTTGTCGATCTCGTAGCTCACTTTCAGCTTGCTGCCACGCGAACCGGTGAAACCGTTGGCGAAGTCGGAGTCGGTGAAGGCGCCGACCACCGCGTTACGCTGTACGTCGCGGTAGTTGTAGTCCACTCCGAAGCCGTAGAACTTGGTCTTGACGCCAGCCAGCCAGCCCATGTCCTGATCGTTGCTGGCATCGTCGTTGGTGACGATTTGACCGTAAAGCGACAGCGGCATTGGCAGGCCGCCGATGTCGAGCTGACCAAAGCCTTCGTACAGTTTGAACTGTTCGTTCGCAGTGTTGCCGTTGACGGCCAGTCGGCATGTTGCCGCGGCACACGTATTGTTGATGTCGTTGTCGTTGTCGTAGGCGTAGAGACTGCCGCCCAGAGTCATTTTCAAGTAGTCGGTGATCGCGAAACGCGCGCCCAACTGGCCGGCATACAGACGCAGGTCATGACGGAACTGCTTGCCTTCGCCGTCGACGTTGTCCTTGAGCGTGTAGTGACCGGCGCTACCGAACATCTCGACAGGGCCCAGCGCGTGCTTGTAGGTTGCTGCCAGACCTTCAGGGCTGATGTCGCTATCCCAGATGATGTCGCCGGTGCTCACCCACGGTTGCGGCATCTTGCCGCCGATCAAGTGCAGGTCCTTGATGGCCGTCGGGTGGTAATCCACGTAGCCCTGGTCCAGCCAGATATCCTTCTTGGTGAAGTTGTTGTCCAGGCTCTGGTTGGTGGAGCGCGAATCGTTGTCGCTGCCCGTGGCGATCCGGATGCCGGTGTCGACTTGCGGGTTGATTTCGGTGTAGGCACCCAGGCGGACACGAATGCGTTGACGGTCCTGGTCGCCAGTGTTGGAAACACCATCGTTCTTGACTGTTTCCTGACGGAAACGAACATCGCCCTTGAACTGGGTCTTGGCAGCCCACGCCAGTTTCTGGTCGAAGGTGCTCAGTTCATTGGTTTTCTTCGCGGTCGCCGCGATCTGCTCGTTGGTCTCTCGCTGAGCCTGACGGGCGATTTGCTGGTCTTTCTGATCGCTGGCCAGCTCGGCTTGCAGTTCGGTGTACTGCGCAGGAGAAATCGAGCCGTTTGCCTTGAGCATGTCGAGCAGTTTGGCGTCGACTGCGGCGCTGGCCGGAACACTCATGGCCAGCAGCAACCCACCACACAAGGCCGCCGCAGTTTTCGTGGAAGCAAGACGCATATCAATCTCCGAAGATGTAATGGGATGACTGAGCCATCCAGGACACAACCGACCGTTGACGGACGGAAAACAGTGGCCGGCTATAGAATCCGGCGCTCTAAAAACAGGCGCCAGTATCGCGATGGTTTATGACAGTGCAGTGGCAAGATGATGGCGTCTCGATGACGATACAAATATGGCGTACACCCTGGCCCAGAGCCCTGTCGGCGGATTGCTCGTGTGGATTTTTTGGCGATGGGCGATACTCGCCGGGCTTTCACGCAAAGAAGTAGGGAAGAACTGATGCCGCTGCAACGTCTGGAAAGTCTGTCCGAAATCGCGTCGCAGACGTGGGACGCCCTGGTGCCCGAGAATCAGCCCTTTCTGCGCCACGCCTTTCTCAGCGCACTGGAAGACAGCGGCAGCGTCGGCCCTCATTCCGGCTGGCAACCCGAGCATTTGCTGCACATCGAAGGCGATCGCCTGATCGCCGCGTTACCCAGTTACCGCAAATGGCATTCCTACGGCGAGTACGTGTTCGATCACGCCTGGGCCGATGCCTGTGAGCGTGCCGGTATCGATTACTACCCCAAGCTGCTGACGGCTGTGCCGTTCAGTCCGGTCAGCGGCCCGCGTTTGCTGGCGGCCACGCTCGAGGACGGTTTCGAACTGTTGAAAAGCCTGCCGGGCTACCTTGAAATCGAACAACTCTCCAGTGCCCACATCAACTTCACCGACCCGTTCACTGACGCAGCATTGGCCGAGCAGCCGGGCTGGTTACAGCGAATCGGCTGTCAGTACCACTGGCAGAATCGCGGGTATCGGGATTTTCAAGACTTCCTCGACGTCCTCAGTTCGCGCAAGCGCAAGCAAATGCGCAAGGAACGCGAACAAGTGGCGGGGCAGGGCATTGATTTCGAATGGCTTGAAGGTAAGCAACTCGATCAGGCACAGTGGGATTTTGTCTATGCCTGCTACGCCAATACCTACGCAGTGCGTCGGCAAGCGCCGTACCTGACGCGGGAGTTTTTCAGTTTGCTGGCCGAGCGCATGCCAGAGTCGATTCGTGTGGTGTTGGCCAAGCAGGGCTCACGGCCGGTGGCCATGGCCTTCAGTCTGGTGGGCGGCGACAGTTTTTACGGTCGTTACTGGGGCTGTCTGGCGGAGTTTGATCGTTTGCACTTCGAGACCTGTTTCTATCAGGGCATGGACTACGCGATTACCAATGGCTTCCAGCGTTTCGATGCCGGTGCCCAGGGCGAGCACAAGTTGATTCGCGGGTTCGAACCTGTGATCACTCATTCATGGCACTACTTGCGTCATCCCGGCCTGAAAGCTGCCGTCAAAGACTTCCTGCAGCAAGAGCGCGTTGGCGTGCTGGCGTATGCCGAGGAAGCGAGGACAGCCTTGCCTTACCGGCAAGACTGATGGGGTGCAGACCAGAGCGGGGAAACGATCAGGCAGGAAGATTCAATCGATCCCGACAAACCCACCTGTCTGGTGCTGCCACAACCGCGCATACAACCCGCCATGGGCCAGCAGTTCGGCGTGGCTGCCGGTTTCGGCGATCTTGCCTTTTTCCAGCACCACCAGCCGGTCCATGCGGGCAATGGTCGAGAGCCGGTGGGCGATGGCTATCACGGTTTTGCCCTGCATCAGGGTTTCGAGGCTTTCCTGGATCGCCGCTTCGACCTCCGAATCCAGCGCCGAGGTGGCCTCGTCCATGATCAGGATCGGCGCGTCCTTGAGCAGCACGCGAGCAATCGCAATCCGCTGACGCTGGCCGCCGGAGAGTTTCACCCCGCGTTCACCGACGTGGGCATCGAAACCGGTGCGGCCTTCGGAGTCCGACAACAACGGGATGAACTCATCGGCGCGGGCCTTGTGTACCGCTTCCCAAAGTTCGGCGTCGGTGGCGTCGGGTTTGCCGTACAACAAATTGTCGCGGATCGAGCGATGCAGCAGGGACGTGTCCTGGGTGATCATGCCAATGCGCTCGCGCAGGCTTTCCTGGCCGACTTCGGCAATGTTCTGGCCGTCGATGAGGATGCGTCCGCCCTCCACGTCATAGAGGCGCAGCAGCAGGTTGACCAGGGTTGACTTGCCGGCACCGGACGGACCGATCAGGCCGATTTTTTCACCGGGCTTGATGGTCAGGTTGAGGTCGCCGATGATCCCGCTCTTCTTGCCGTAGTGGAAATCCACGTGCTCGAAACGCACTTCGCCACGGGTGACCGCCAGCGGTTTGGCCTGCTCTCGATCGGTGACGCTGACCGGTTGAGAAATGGTCTGCAAACCGTCCTGAACCATGCCGATATTTTCGAAAATGCCGGTGACCACCCACATGATCCAGCCGGACATGTTGACGATGCGGATCACCAGGCCGGTCGCCAGGGCAATCGCGCCTACGGTGATCAGCGACTGCGTCCACAGCCACAGGGCCAGGCCGGTGGTGCCGACGATCAGCAAGCCGTTCATGCTGGTGATGACCACGTCCATGCTGGTGACCACCCGGCCGGCCAGTTGGGCTTTTTCGGTTTGTTCCTTGATCGCTTCGCGAGCGTATTGCTGCTCGAAGTTGGTGTGGGCGAACAGCTTCAGGGTGGTGATGTTGGTGTAGCCGTCGACGATCCGCCCCATGAGTTTGGAGCGCGCGTCGGAGGACACCACCGAGCGTTCCTTGACCCGTGGCACGAAGTAGTAAAGGGCACTGATGAAGGCGACGATCCAGGTCAGCAGCGGGATCATCAGGCGCCAGTCGGCTTCGGCAAACAGCACCAGCGAGCTGATCGCGTAGATCAGCACGTGCCACAGCGCGTCCACCGCTTGCACAGCCGAATCGCGCAGCGAGTTGCCGGTCTGCATGATGCGTTGGGCGATGCGCCCGGCGAAGTCGTTCTGGAAAAAATTCAGGCTCTGTTTGAGCACATAACTGTGGTTCTGCCAGCGGATCAGGCTGGTCATGCTGGGGCTCAGGGTCTGGTGCACCAGCAGGTCATGCAGGCCAACAAAAATCGGCCGAAAAACC
It encodes:
- a CDS encoding fructose-bisphosphate aldolase; translation: MPMNNPPRRFTPMSQFATDYPVLLIDSDAPLRELHNCVSERLNAVLKYLNLMACTSLPDYAENDINTVTNIARIMIQDVNDVFRVIEQRGFDTPK
- a CDS encoding DMT family transporter, producing MNPVDTLRLLSLAAIWGASFLFMRIIAPVIGTIPTAFFRVSIAAVGLLVILGLMRISWDFKGKLKTVMLLGVINSGIPATLYSVAAQVLPAGYSAIFNATTPLMGVLIGGLFFHERLTAAKLGGVFLGLLGVGILTRAGPVAFDMELLMGALACLLATTCYGFAGFLARRWLDQAGGLDSRLSAVGSMLGATLFLLPLFGYSVISQPPESWGGWSVWLSLLGLGLVCTALAYIIYFRLLSSVGPVKSMTTTFLIPPFGVLWGALLLDEPLSMAHIYGGVLIAAALWLVLKTAVVKPLEVAAR
- the aceK gene encoding bifunctional isocitrate dehydrogenase kinase/phosphatase encodes the protein MPQQWPAADIARMILDGFDDYREHFRQITDGARARFEQAKWQETQSASAARINLYEEKVSETVGRLHIAFDDDTLDVSCWPLVKSAYITLIDLRFDDELSETWYNSIFCGLFSHDLISDGCMFIHTTRPSLRRARAAQTRTYKPQGQLSGMLASIFADYRFSEDYANLAGDLSRLEGQLRENLPDWVCKDPELSVELFSSVLYRNKGAYLVGRIYTQDEQWPLVIPLLHREGRGIQIDALITDEADVSIIFSFTRSYFMVDVPVPAEFIGFLKRILPGKHIAELYTSIGFYKHGKSEFYRALINHLANTDDQFIMAPGVRGMVMSVFTLPGFNTVFKIIKDRFSPSKNVDRATVIEKYRLVKSVDRVGRLADTQEFADFRFPLSKFDPACLEELLEVAASTVSVEGDTVLIRHCWTERRMTPLNLYLENANDAQVREALEDYGLAIKQLAAANIFPGDMLLKNFGVTRHGRVVFYDYDEICFLTEANFRHIPLPRTPEDEMASEPWYSIGPLDVFPEEFPPFLFADSGQRKLFDQLHGELYNADYWKSLQEAIRAGKVIDVFPYRRKGLDNE